One window of the Sparus aurata chromosome 7, fSpaAur1.1, whole genome shotgun sequence genome contains the following:
- the srms gene encoding tyrosine-protein kinase Srms produces the protein MESCCRSCMPCLSRLWDCIWPDFRYPNVPNHNHVIANPAAHTAEIRTVSGDIRVPSPKKRPVQLYAALFDFEARSDDELTVREGDKLSVIEKRGEYVLAKKLTGSLESGLIPANYVALLQDEFAKHKWYYGNINRVKAEKLLLASQNKDGSFLVRISESHSDEYTISARSEGKVYHFRIQRSSIGAYFVSDKISFATLGELVSYYQKNPRSLGVVLEEPCAQQRELFDMEPWERPREEFRLHKKLGEGHFGEVWEALWTTENKKVAIKTLKQEDTKQDEFVKEVQALKSLHHPKLIQLLAMCSRGEPVYIVTELMSKGSLKTYLASAEGQVLTSAHLIYMGSQIAEGMAYLEDRNIVHRDLAARNVLVGDDLVCKVADFGLARIIKDSVYTASRSTKIPVRWTAPEAAIYQRFSVKSDVWSFGVLLYEMMSRGKMPYEGKSNKEVLDLLSSGFRLPCPTRCPQNIYRIMMDCWAAEPSKRPSFHALHSQLDSIYARIYFKTIEV, from the exons ATGGAGAGTTGCTGCCGCTCCTGTATGCCGTGTTTGAGCCGGCTCTGGGACTGCATTTGGCCCGACTTCCGCTACCCGAACGTCCCCAACCACAACCATGTCATCGCCAACCCGGCCGCGCACACGGCGGAGATCCGCACCGTGTCCGGAGACATCCGCGTCCCGTCGCCCAAGAAGCGGCCGGTGCAGCTTTACGCGGCGCTCTTCGACTTCGAGGCCCGCAGCGACGACGAGCTGACGGTGCGGGAGGGCGACAAGCTGTCGGTGATCGAGAAGCGGGGCGAGTACGTGCTGGCCAAGAAGCTGACCGGGTCTCTGGAGTCCGGACTGATCCCGGCCAACTACGTGGCTCTGCTGCAGGACGAGTTCGCCAAACACAA GTGGTATTACGGGAACATAAACCGGGTGAAAGCTGAGAAGCTTCTGCTCGCTTCCCAAAACAAAGATGGCTCCTTCCTGGTTCGCATCAGTGAGAGTCACAGTGACGAGTACACCATCTCTG ccCGCAGTGAGGGGAAGGTGTATCACTTCAGGATCCAGCGCTCGTCCATCGGCGCCTACTTCGTGTCAGATAAGATCTCCTTCGCGACGCTTGGCGAGCTGGTCTCATACTACCAGAAGAACCCGCGGAGCCTCGGGGTGGTACTGGAGGAGCCCTGCGCCCAGCAG CGGGAGCTGTTCGACATGGAGCCGTGGGAGAGACCTCGGGAGGAGTTCAGACTCCACAAGAAACTGGGAGAGGGACACTTTGGAGAGGTGTGGGAGGCTCTGTGGACCACGGAGAACAAGAAGGTGGCCATAAAGACGCTGAAACAAG agGACACGAAGCAGGACGAGTTTGTGAAGGAGGTCCAGGCGTTGAAGAGCCTCCACCACCCGAAGCTGATCCAGCTGTTGGCCATGTGCTCCAGAGGAGAGCCGGTCTACATCGTCACCGAGCTGATGAGCAAAGGAAGCCTGAAGACCTACCTCGCCT CCGCTGAGGGCCAGGTGCTGACATCAGCTCATCTGATCTACATGGGCAGTCAGATTGCAGAGGGCATGGCCTACCTGGAGGACAGAAACATCGTCCACAGAGACCTGGCTGCCAGGAACGTCCTGGTGGGAGACGATCTGGTCTGCAAGGTGGCCGACTTCGGACTGGCTCGGATCATTAAG gaCAGTGTGTACACAGCCAGTCGAAGCACAAAGATCCCGGTGAGGTGGACGGCTCCCGAAGCAGCGATTTACCAGCGTTTCTCCGTAAAATCAGACGTGTGGTCGTTCGGGGTGCTGCTGTACGAGATGATGTCGCGCGGCAAGATGCCCTATGAAG GAAAAAGCAACAAGGAAGTATTGGACCTGCTGTCGTCTGGGTTTCGGCTGCCCTGTCCAACCCGCTGTCCTCAGAATATTTACCGCATCATGATGGACTGCTGGGCCGCTGAGCCCTCCAAGAGACCCTCCTTTCACGCCCTGCACAGCCAGCTGGATTCGATATATGCCAGGATATATTTCAAGACGATAGAGGTTTAG